ATCCACCGCGCCCTGGGGTATACCAAAACGATCGAATACGCCCATCTGCCCGTCATCCTCAACGACGAAGGGAAGGAAACGTCCGGGCATGACGAGGCTTCGAGCGTCAAATGGCTGCTGGAGGAAGGATACCTCCCCGAAGCGATCAGCAACTACCTGATCTTGATGGGGAACAAAACGCCGACGGAAATTTTCACCCTCAAAGAGGCGATCAAATGGTTCGACCTGCGCACCCTCTCCAAAGCGCCCGTCCGGTTCGACATGGACAAGCTCAAATTCATCAACCGCGAACACCTCAAAGGGCTTGACCCCAAAGAGCTTTCGCGTTACGTCGGCTTTGCCGACGAAGAGATCGGCAACCTCGCCAAAGTGTTCCTCGATGAAGCCGTAACCCTCAAAGAACTGCGGGAAAAAATCGGCGCGGTGTTCGCTCCGAAAATCGTCCCCGACGAATACAAAGAGGGGTTTGACGTGTTGCGGGACCTGACGCTCAAGGCGCCCCATTTCGATGATTTCGAAGCGTACAGTAACTATCTTGCCGAACACAGCGGGCTCCAGGGGGAAAACTTTTTCAAACCGCTGCGCATTCTCATCAGCGGTTCCGAAAACGGCCCCGAACTCGCCGATCTGTATCGGTATCTTAAAAACTACATCAAAGAGGTGGCCAAATGATGAGCGGCATTATCGCGGGACTGGGCGGCATCGTCCATTCCCTTCTCACCGTCTATATCTGGGTCGTCATCATCGGCGCCCTGCTCAGCTGGGTCCGTCCCGACCCCTACAACCCTATC
The DNA window shown above is from Campylobacterota bacterium and carries:
- the gltX gene encoding glutamate--tRNA ligase; translation: MLRFAPSATGDMHIGNLRVALFNYICAVQRDEPLLIRIEETDKEHDIPGKEKEIFDILALFGIEYQEQQLQSNNLRFHRAMALQLLQDKKAFNCFCPPETLEAKREAAKAARTAYRYDGECENLPAEAVIDNENPFTIRLKKPSEPITVKDIIKGESTFEPDEIDSFILMRADKYPTYNFACAVDDMLADISLIIRGEDHLSDTPKQIAIHRALGYTKTIEYAHLPVILNDEGKETSGHDEASSVKWLLEEGYLPEAISNYLILMGNKTPTEIFTLKEAIKWFDLRTLSKAPVRFDMDKLKFINREHLKGLDPKELSRYVGFADEEIGNLAKVFLDEAVTLKELREKIGAVFAPKIVPDEYKEGFDVLRDLTLKAPHFDDFEAYSNYLAEHSGLQGENFFKPLRILISGSENGPELADLYRYLKNYIKEVAK